The following are from one region of the Rhodopirellula sp. P2 genome:
- a CDS encoding AAA family ATPase, whose product MNALLTDTHNFESAALGGLLTDDTFWPAEPRTLNELGLSVSFIEALTIKSIHQIGTISGRNVATMMGLPFRLVEPIVDALRTRKFVAHVRPAAFNDYYYSLTELGQKRAQTHLQQCSYIGPAPVPLADYTLSVEAQAAGVDPIERDDLQASLSKISYQDELLDQIGPAINSNTGMFLFGPPGNGKTTIARSLTQCLGQEIWIPHAILDDGNLIKVKDDAYHKEAPVPEGDGQLLKSQEWDKRWVRIQRPSVVVGGELVMENLEVRHDHRSNICEAPLQMKSNCGCLLIDDFGRQRIAPEELLNRWIVPLENRCDYLTLPTGKKIQIPFEQLILFSTNLNPDDLVDEAFLRRVPYKIFVNDPSPEEFRSLMKTVASQMGFPETPEAANHLLAYYQQNDRPPRRCHPRDLLTQVANFCRYRRLPLTLRPEYLDQACRSYFSAL is encoded by the coding sequence ATGAACGCTCTGCTCACCGACACTCATAATTTCGAATCCGCCGCGCTTGGCGGTTTGTTGACGGACGATACGTTTTGGCCGGCGGAACCCCGTACGCTCAATGAACTCGGATTGTCAGTCAGCTTCATCGAAGCGCTGACGATCAAATCCATTCATCAGATTGGCACCATCAGCGGCCGCAACGTGGCGACGATGATGGGGTTGCCGTTCCGGTTGGTTGAGCCAATTGTGGATGCACTGCGGACTCGTAAGTTTGTGGCGCACGTGCGACCGGCAGCGTTCAACGACTACTACTATTCACTGACCGAGTTGGGACAGAAGCGAGCGCAGACTCACCTGCAGCAATGCAGCTACATCGGGCCTGCACCCGTGCCTTTGGCTGACTACACACTCAGCGTGGAAGCCCAAGCCGCTGGTGTGGATCCGATTGAGCGAGATGATTTGCAAGCTTCGCTTTCGAAGATCTCTTATCAAGACGAACTGCTCGATCAGATTGGCCCTGCCATCAACAGCAACACCGGGATGTTCCTTTTTGGTCCTCCCGGCAATGGGAAAACGACCATCGCCCGCAGTTTGACGCAGTGCTTGGGACAAGAGATCTGGATCCCGCATGCAATTTTGGACGATGGGAACCTGATCAAAGTCAAAGACGATGCCTATCACAAAGAGGCACCCGTTCCAGAAGGCGACGGGCAATTGTTGAAGTCACAAGAATGGGACAAGCGTTGGGTGCGAATTCAACGGCCCAGTGTTGTGGTGGGGGGCGAGTTGGTGATGGAGAACCTGGAAGTCCGTCACGATCACCGCTCCAACATTTGCGAAGCTCCGCTGCAAATGAAGAGCAACTGTGGTTGCTTGTTGATTGATGACTTCGGGCGTCAACGCATCGCTCCGGAAGAGTTGCTCAATCGCTGGATCGTGCCGTTGGAGAATCGTTGCGATTACTTGACGTTGCCGACCGGCAAGAAAATTCAAATTCCGTTCGAACAGCTCATTCTGTTTTCGACCAACCTGAATCCAGATGATCTGGTTGACGAAGCGTTCCTTCGTCGTGTGCCGTACAAGATTTTTGTGAACGATCCATCCCCGGAAGAGTTTCGTTCGCTGATGAAAACCGTTGCTTCTCAAATGGGTTTTCCAGAAACTCCGGAAGCCGCCAATCATCTCTTGGCTTACTACCAACAGAACGATCGGCCGCCACGTCGCTGCCATCCGCGAGATTTGCTGACACAGGTTGCCAATTTTTGCCGGTATCGTCGATTGCCTTTGACGTTGCGACCTGAGTACCTGGATCAAGCCTGCCGTAGTTACTTCAGTGCGCTTTGA
- a CDS encoding RsmE family RNA methyltransferase — protein sequence MTRRYYVPDLRTQAPVVQLPDEEASHAARVMRIQPGDRIELFDGTGHQSGAEVVSVSKRECVVRCDAIETVNREPRVAVDLAIGFPKPDRAKEMMERLTELGVARVFPVVFERTQRPPSDNFLSKLRRIVIEACKQSGRNVLMEIESPLGFESLAKKISESQAKRETEPSGQPAVASWQRILVAMPNSPPLIAMEDPLQGISTGEAGQSNFDGRPRTLVLIGPEGGVSGAEQQRCDELGVESIGLGSRILRVETAASVVAARLVVD from the coding sequence ATGACTCGACGCTACTACGTACCCGATTTGCGAACCCAGGCACCCGTGGTGCAATTGCCCGATGAAGAAGCGTCTCATGCGGCGAGGGTCATGCGGATTCAACCGGGTGACCGAATCGAGTTGTTCGATGGAACTGGCCATCAGTCCGGCGCAGAAGTTGTCTCGGTCAGTAAACGCGAGTGCGTGGTTCGATGCGATGCGATTGAAACAGTGAATCGGGAACCCCGTGTTGCTGTGGACTTGGCGATTGGTTTTCCAAAGCCAGATCGTGCCAAAGAGATGATGGAACGTTTGACGGAACTGGGGGTCGCACGCGTGTTCCCGGTGGTGTTTGAGCGGACACAGCGACCTCCGTCCGACAATTTTCTCAGCAAGCTTCGGCGGATCGTGATCGAGGCGTGCAAGCAATCTGGGCGCAACGTCTTGATGGAGATTGAATCGCCCCTTGGATTTGAATCATTGGCGAAAAAAATCTCGGAGAGCCAAGCGAAGCGAGAAACGGAGCCCAGCGGGCAGCCTGCGGTGGCATCTTGGCAGCGCATCTTGGTCGCGATGCCAAATTCTCCGCCGCTGATCGCAATGGAGGATCCATTGCAGGGGATCAGCACCGGCGAGGCTGGCCAGTCCAATTTCGATGGTCGACCGAGGACCTTGGTGTTGATTGGTCCCGAGGGCGGGGTGTCCGGGGCGGAACAGCAACGGTGTGACGAGTTGGGTGTCGAATCGATTGGCCTGGGAAGCCGAATCTTACGGGTTGAGACGGCTGCATCGGTTGTGGCGGCGCGTCTGGTGGTCGATTGA
- a CDS encoding thiol-disulfide oxidoreductase DCC family protein, protein MSAPPTTTDAKMAPQPPVDDSHASGQSSDLPDPDQCPACDVVIYDGQCNFCKAGVRSLRRLDWGGNRLAFLSLHDERVPQRYPDLTPEQLMDQMYVIDQHEQRHGGADAVRYLSRRLPTLWLAAPVLHLPGTAKLWRRLYHEVAKRRYRLAGKSCDTGSCSIH, encoded by the coding sequence ATGTCAGCCCCTCCCACGACCACCGACGCGAAAATGGCCCCCCAGCCCCCTGTGGACGATTCGCACGCCTCTGGCCAATCCAGCGATTTGCCGGATCCGGACCAGTGTCCTGCGTGCGATGTGGTGATCTACGACGGCCAATGCAACTTTTGCAAAGCGGGGGTGCGAAGCCTTCGCAGGCTGGATTGGGGCGGCAATCGACTGGCGTTTTTGTCGCTGCACGATGAACGGGTCCCACAGCGTTATCCTGATCTGACTCCAGAACAGCTGATGGATCAGATGTACGTGATCGATCAACACGAGCAGCGTCACGGTGGTGCCGACGCGGTTCGTTATCTTTCACGGCGACTGCCCACGCTCTGGTTGGCCGCTCCGGTGCTGCATCTGCCGGGCACCGCCAAGCTATGGCGACGGCTGTATCACGAAGTGGCCAAACGCCGGTATCGGTTGGCGGGCAAGTCCTGTGACACCGGCAGTTGCTCGATCCACTGA
- a CDS encoding DinB family protein, translating into MSQTPPSTVPKPLPELPDAIRMFEAARGQIEFSRQYLLELLQATPMDRWFEIPAGGVSHVAWQVGHLAVSQYGLLMFRMRGRHPDDLELIPGRFRKAFARGSKPSATTDGQPTAQELLDKLNRVYELAMAELDALDPAELLVEIDMPYAVYPCKLGAVLFCPIHEGLHAGQIGMLRRGLGLESVR; encoded by the coding sequence ATGAGCCAGACACCCCCATCAACTGTTCCCAAACCGTTGCCGGAATTGCCCGACGCGATTCGGATGTTCGAGGCCGCACGCGGTCAAATCGAGTTCTCGCGGCAGTACCTCCTGGAACTCCTACAAGCGACCCCGATGGATCGCTGGTTCGAGATCCCAGCGGGCGGCGTGTCCCACGTTGCCTGGCAAGTCGGCCATTTGGCCGTCAGCCAGTACGGGTTGCTGATGTTTCGAATGCGGGGTCGCCACCCCGATGACTTGGAACTGATCCCGGGTCGCTTTCGCAAAGCCTTTGCTCGGGGCAGCAAACCATCTGCGACGACCGACGGACAACCAACTGCGCAAGAGTTGCTGGACAAACTGAATCGGGTGTACGAATTGGCGATGGCGGAGCTGGACGCCTTGGATCCCGCCGAATTGCTGGTCGAGATCGACATGCCCTACGCGGTGTATCCCTGCAAGCTGGGGGCGGTCCTCTTCTGCCCGATTCACGAAGGCTTGCACGCCGGCCAGATCGGCATGCTGCGACGCGGGCTGGGTTTGGAATCTGTTCGGTAA
- a CDS encoding class I SAM-dependent methyltransferase, with protein sequence MEVLEESIYDHPKYYDLVFGADIAAETQFILECADTFLTRKPKLFFEPACGTGRLMASLCRKGYATCGLDLNEKAVQFCNQRLERGGFKPTAIVADMCDFSPPDFRAALGKAKTSKPQGPACVAFNTINSFRHVNTEAAARGHLRSMASMVRSGGIYLLGVHLTPTTVPPSETESWSARRGNLAINTHMWTIDRDKKKRMERFGIRFDVHTPSRSFRINDELRLRSYTPAQMNRLIAADGQWDCLATYDFAYDLDEPIAVDASSEDVVYVLQHKG encoded by the coding sequence ATGGAAGTGCTCGAAGAATCCATTTATGACCATCCCAAGTACTACGACCTGGTCTTTGGAGCCGACATTGCCGCCGAGACGCAGTTCATCTTGGAATGCGCCGACACGTTTCTGACTCGCAAACCCAAACTGTTCTTCGAGCCCGCCTGCGGGACGGGGCGGCTGATGGCTTCGCTTTGCCGCAAAGGCTATGCAACCTGCGGATTGGACCTGAACGAAAAAGCCGTCCAGTTCTGCAACCAGCGATTGGAACGCGGCGGGTTCAAACCCACCGCAATCGTCGCCGACATGTGTGACTTTTCGCCGCCCGACTTTCGCGCCGCGTTGGGGAAAGCCAAAACTTCCAAACCACAAGGGCCCGCCTGCGTCGCATTCAACACCATCAACAGTTTCCGACACGTCAACACCGAAGCCGCCGCTCGCGGGCACCTGCGAAGCATGGCGTCCATGGTTCGCAGTGGCGGGATCTACTTACTCGGCGTCCACCTGACCCCCACCACCGTCCCCCCCAGTGAAACAGAATCCTGGTCGGCTCGTCGTGGCAACTTGGCGATCAACACCCACATGTGGACGATTGACCGGGACAAGAAGAAGCGGATGGAGCGTTTTGGAATCCGCTTTGACGTTCACACGCCAAGCCGGAGTTTTCGGATCAATGATGAGCTTCGCTTGCGGAGTTACACGCCCGCACAAATGAACCGACTGATCGCAGCGGACGGTCAATGGGATTGCTTGGCGACCTATGACTTCGCCTACGACCTGGACGAACCCATCGCGGTGGACGCATCGAGCGAGGACGTGGTTTACGTCTTGCAGCACAAAGGTTGA
- a CDS encoding sigma-70 family RNA polymerase sigma factor, with amino-acid sequence MFDPMMDDFDDVSAQSTDVVTGGFRKLPVEDSEDDNAVSVADAPEGEVQLDSPDELIALDESETWSDDPVRMYLTQMGEIPLLTRRQEIELAKRIEETRRRFRTKLLENHYVLVEAYKTLKKVYRGQLPFDRTVQVSVTDRLEKEQIIGRLPHNLKTLQTLLNRNRHDWKVAMSKSAPARRRAEAWRALARRRRRAVRLVEELGLRTQRIETRIALLEKFSRRLDEIDELVRQQKRTKHGREVREQLLHERRQILTACQETPTSLRNRVKMLGTVYSDYQQAKRELSEGNLRLVVSIAKKYRNRGLSFLDLIQEGNAGLMRAVDKFEYRRGFKFCTYATWWIRQAITRAVADQSRTIRIPVHMVETMSRVRNVARQLLQELGREPSIEETARRADVTIEEARRVLTMSRFPISLDRPVGNSEDSQFGDLLPDGTAESPQIGATQEMLRQRITGVLKSLSYREREIIKLRYGLGDGYSYTLEEVGHIFKVTRERIRQIEAKAVRKLQQPSRSQDLVGFLD; translated from the coding sequence TTGTTTGATCCGATGATGGATGATTTCGACGACGTTTCGGCACAAAGCACCGACGTGGTCACAGGAGGATTCCGCAAGTTACCGGTCGAAGACAGCGAAGACGACAACGCGGTCAGTGTTGCCGATGCGCCCGAAGGCGAAGTCCAATTGGACAGCCCGGACGAACTGATTGCGCTCGACGAATCGGAAACTTGGTCGGACGACCCTGTTCGCATGTACCTGACGCAAATGGGTGAAATCCCTTTGCTGACGCGCCGTCAAGAAATCGAGCTGGCCAAACGCATCGAGGAAACTCGCCGCCGCTTCCGCACGAAGTTGCTCGAGAACCACTACGTGTTGGTCGAAGCCTACAAGACGCTCAAGAAGGTCTATCGCGGCCAGTTGCCATTCGACCGAACCGTTCAGGTCAGCGTGACCGACCGTTTGGAAAAAGAGCAGATCATTGGTCGTTTGCCTCACAACCTGAAAACCCTGCAAACGTTGCTCAACCGCAACCGTCACGACTGGAAAGTCGCGATGAGCAAAAGTGCGCCCGCTCGCCGTCGTGCTGAAGCTTGGCGCGCCCTGGCTCGTCGTCGGCGGCGTGCCGTTCGGTTGGTTGAAGAGCTCGGTCTGCGTACCCAACGCATCGAAACCCGAATCGCCTTGCTGGAGAAATTCTCTCGGCGACTCGACGAAATTGATGAGTTGGTGCGTCAGCAAAAACGAACCAAACACGGCCGTGAAGTCCGTGAGCAATTGCTGCACGAGCGTCGTCAGATCCTGACCGCTTGTCAGGAAACGCCCACCTCGCTTCGCAACCGCGTCAAAATGTTGGGAACCGTTTACAGCGATTATCAACAAGCCAAACGGGAACTGAGCGAAGGCAACCTGCGTTTGGTCGTCTCGATCGCGAAAAAGTATCGCAACCGGGGCCTGTCGTTCTTGGACCTGATCCAAGAGGGCAACGCCGGTTTGATGCGAGCAGTGGACAAGTTCGAATACCGTCGTGGATTCAAGTTCTGCACCTACGCCACCTGGTGGATTCGCCAAGCGATCACCCGTGCCGTTGCCGACCAAAGCCGCACGATTCGGATCCCGGTTCACATGGTCGAAACCATGAGCCGTGTTCGCAACGTGGCTCGCCAGTTGTTGCAAGAACTCGGTCGCGAACCATCGATCGAAGAAACCGCGCGTCGTGCCGATGTCACGATCGAAGAAGCTCGTCGTGTTTTGACGATGAGCCGTTTCCCAATCTCGTTGGACCGTCCCGTTGGCAACAGCGAAGACAGCCAGTTCGGCGACCTGCTGCCCGATGGCACCGCAGAGAGCCCCCAGATTGGTGCGACTCAAGAAATGCTTCGTCAACGAATCACCGGCGTGCTGAAGAGCCTCTCCTACCGTGAACGCGAAATCATCAAACTGCGTTACGGTTTGGGCGACGGTTACAGCTACACGCTGGAAGAAGTCGGGCACATCTTCAAGGTGACCCGCGAACGAATTCGTCAAATCGAAGCCAAAGCGGTTCGCAAGCTTCAACAGCCCAGCCGCAGCCAAGACCTCGTTGGCTTCCTGGACTGA